gcgcaccgtcaCCTTCTCGGGCTCCAAGGCGACCGTCGCCTCGTTTGACGCCCTCGACCACCACATCATCACTGGTCACGAAAACGGAAAGGTGGCGCTCTACGGCCACGACTCCGAGTACCCGGAATCGGGCATCGacgcggagctcgagctgcaccacgtcgacgcgcacaCCGACACCATCACCGATTTGCAGCTGGGCTGGGACAAGACCTACTTGGTCACCTCGTCCAAGGACAAGTCGTCgaagctcctcgacgcgctcaagCTCGACATCATCAAGACATACGCGACCGACACGCCGCTCAACTCGGCCATCGCGCACCCCACGCGCCCGTACGTGATTGTCGGCGGTGGTCAGGAGGCGATGAGCGTCACGACCACCAGCTCGCGCCAGGGCAAGTTCGAGTCGCGCTTCTGGCACAAGGTGTTTGAGGAGGAGTGCGCACGCCTCCCGGGCCACTTTGGTCCCATCAACACCCTCGCCATCCACCCGACGGGCAAGGCgtacgcgagcggcggagAGGACGGCTACGTCCGTGTCAACTGGTTTGACCCTACCTTCTTCACCGCAAAGCCGTACGGCAACGAATTTGAAATCccggaggaggacgagtaGAGAGATAGCACGATACCACCGACGCCTTTCATCACGTGCCAACGAACACGATGAGCacggagcagcgcgagggcgTCCAAGGTAGGTGCCGCGCCTGACGCAGTCGAGGTACGCCAGCGCTCCGACTCgctcctggagcgcgaggaggtcgagcgccgcatcgaggcggcgctcgccgcgtggGAGGGGTGCAcgaccgagcgcgtcgtgccgcgcgacgcgtacgcgtcgctcgccgacgacgtcgagcgcgtgtaCATCGCCGAGagcggtacgtcgcacgactcacacagactcgggcgcaccgcgcgtgcagcacgccAAGCTCATCGTGCACGTGTACCGCCCGTGCCCGGTGGACAATGTCGACGAGTTTGGCGTGGGCGACGCCGAGAGCCAGGGCATGGACAATAGCgtggccgcgacgctcgccgagctgccgaACCGCGGCCTGGACGGGGTGTGGGAAACGTACGTCACTTTGCTAACGCAGCCTCGTGTATACCGACGACGTCAAGGCACGTCTCTTGCATTATATCTATACCACGATGCGCTTCGCTGCACGCGGCATCGACCAAAACGTCATTACGTGCAACCGCGTGGTCCTCCTGCACGGGCCGCCGGGCACCGGCAAGACGAGCCTGTGccgcgctctcgcgcaAAAGCTCGCgatccgcctcggcgcgcagtACACACACGGCAAGCTCGTCGAAATCAACTCGCACTCGCTCTTTTCCAAGTGGTTCTCCGAGTCGGGCAAGCTCGTGCACCGCCTCTTTGAGCTCATTGCCGAGCTTCTCGAGGACGAATCGGGTTTTGTCGTCGTGCTCATTGACGAAATCGAGAGCCTGTCCAAGGCACGCTCATCAGCCGCTGCGGGCGTCGAGCCGTCTGACTCGATCCGCGTCGTGAATGCGCTCCtgaccgagctcgacaagcTCAAGCAGCGCCAGAACGTGCTTGTAATGACGACGTCGAACCTTTCCGAGTCGATCGACCCTGCGTTCCTCGACCGCGCAGACATCCGGCAGTACATCGGCCTGCCGGGCACCGAGGCGGTATACAAAATCCTGCAGTCgtgcctcgccgagctcgtgcgcgtcgggcTCGCCAGccacgaggagctcgcagcgtacagcgacgcggccgcggcgggcggcgcgtcggcggcgctcctcgcatTGGCCGAgtcgtgccgcggcgcgtcggggcgctcgctgcgccgcatgccgGTCCTCGCACACGCACGCCATctgcacgcacgcgcacaCCCCTCGTGCCACGACTGGGTCGTCGCGATGCAGGCGGCATGGACAGAAATGCAGCGcgatgccgcgcgcacgtcTTCGTAATAGGTAGGGTATCTACGAActgtcgcgcacggcgccatgctccgcgccgctcttgcCCTTCCAGTACGCGTGGCGGTCCGCCTTGCTGAGGCTCGATTTGGACCGCTTTGCACGCCCCGCGATCGCCAGGCCCTggcccgcctcgggcgcaggcgcgggcgcgggcgcaggcgcaggcggcgcgtcgctgtcgctcgactcggtgacgaacggcgcgtcgttcgTGAGCAAATCTgcgtccgagtcgctcggctcggcgggcggcgcgtacatgtcgcgctggcgcttgcgtgtgcggctcggcgcggcgtactTTGAGTCTTCTTcgctcgcgcccgagctcggctggagcttgcgcacctTGGCCTGGGGCGTGCTGATCTCGACCTCTGGCGCATCGTCCGGGCGTACGCCCGCGTCGCGttcggcggccgcacgcttGGTCTTGGCACGTTTCTTGGGTGCCTCTTCctccgcggcgcgcttctcgcCCTTGGCGAGAGGCGGgaactcggcgaggcggccctggagcgcgtgcgACTCGAACAGGTCCTTGAtctcggtgcgccgcttgATCATTtcgcgcgacacgccgagcaccgagCCGAGCAAGCTCTCGGGCTCTTTTGTCTGGCTGGTAATGTGCAGGCGCGagtcgccctcgtcgccaAAGTGGGTGTGCGTGctctgctgctgcgcgtcgtgcagtgcgcgctggcgcgtaCGAAAAGCGTGCAAGTCGttggcgcgctcgcacagcgccgcgtgcaggATATCGAATGCACCGCCGAGTGCGGACCGCACGCTGATCACGGCAAACGAGCCCTTGGCGATATCGTTCCCGACGTCGTGCGGGTCTTCGATGCAGAGCAAAAACGGCTTGCGTGCGTCGTACCACCCCCGCTTGCGCTTGTTAAAGTAACCCCCCAGACCCCGCACGGTAATCCCGCTCTCGTCGTACCCAAAGTTTTTGCCGtacagctcgaggagctccatgagcagcgtgccgaggttGCGTTCCGCGGCGATCTCTTCCATTTGCAGCTTGGGATGCAGCTGCAGAAACGATAGGATCATGAGCGTGACGCTGTATgagccgaggccgccggtGAACACTTCcgagagcgcgcgctgctgcaagAGCTGCTTGACGACCATCACGAGCGGCCGCAAGCCCGGCATCTTGGCGAGCCAGCGGTTGacgagccgcgcggccTGCAGTCCGTTGGCCTGGTTGATCGAGATATCGACGTGAAAGTGGCCATAGGTGCACACAAACTTGATGATCGGCACCTTGGCGCGTCCAATGACCTGGATGTCCTTtgcgaggccgtgcgcccggAGGCACCCCGCAatgctgcgcagcgtcgtctCGCGGGGACGCAGGTCCATGGACTTGGACAGAACTACAAGGTCGATgtcgctgcgtgagctAGAGTACGTACCCCTGCGGCAGGTACAGCTGTGTGTCCTGTGACCCAAACGAGCGTACTTCGGCGTCCGGCCACTCGGAgcacagcgcgcgctgcagcagctcgatcACCATCACGCGGCACGCGTGCTCCTCTTGTGTAGGGCAGATCCACTGCGAGTAGGTCTTTACCTCTGCGTTCAACCTGCgtcagcggcgcgacgtacatTTCGGCCACGTTCCGGTACCGGTGCCACTCGACATCGGTCGCccacggcgtgctgcgcgcggtggcgtgctcgcgcaccgcatCGTCGACAGTCGTCGCCTGCTTCTCCTCGGGCACATCACTCTCGCTCCCCTCCCCCAGGTCGAAGGCGATGTAGTCGTCCGCGCCGAATCCAGGCGCGCTCATGGCGAAAAGAAGCCCGATGGCCCGATGTATTTGTCGCTTTTCGTCCGTGTGGAAATGTCAGGCAACGTGGGGCAAGGCGCCCAGCGTTCGCTAACCGAAGCAGAGGAGAAGCAGCGTGCAAAGCGGCAG
The Malassezia japonica chromosome 2, complete sequence genome window above contains:
- the TIF34 gene encoding translation initiation factor eIF3 subunit (BUSCO:EOG09262W7C; COG:J; COG:T; EggNog:ENOG503NV6H), with translation MQRPIVLSGHTRSLNQIKFNREGDLLFSVSKDNLVNAWFSHNGERLGTYNGHNGTVWSVDVDNTSTLLVTGSADNQMRLWEVKTGQCLYTWEFPTAVKCVQFNRDGTEILMITEERMGYRGALRVFKVNRDPASWTKQADEPTRTVTFSGSKATVASFDALDHHIITGHENGKVALYGHDSEYPESGIDAELELHHVDAHTDTITDLQLGWDKTYLVTSSKDKSSKLLDALKLDIIKTYATDTPLNSAIAHPTRPYVIVGGGQEAMSVTTTSSRQGKFESRFWHKVFEEECARLPGHFGPINTLAIHPTGKAYASGGEDGYVRVNWFDPTFFTAKPYGNEFEIPEEDE
- a CDS encoding uncharacterized protein (COG:O; EggNog:ENOG503NW8Z), whose amino-acid sequence is MSTEQREGVQVEVRQRSDSLLEREEVERRIEAALAAWEGCTTERVVPRDAYASLADDVERVYIAESDSGAPRVQHAKLIVHVYRPCPVDNVDEFGVGDAESQGMDNSVAATLAELPNRGLDGVWETLVYTDDVKARLLHYIYTTMRFAARGIDQNVITCNRVVLLHGPPGTGKTSLCRALAQKLAIRLGAQYTHGKLVEINSHSLFSKWFSESGKLVHRLFELIAELLEDESGFVVVLIDEIESLSKARSSAAAGVEPSDSIRVVNALLTELDKLKQRQNVLVMTTSNLSESIDPAFLDRADIRQYIGLPGTEAVYKILQSCLAELVRVGLASHEELAAYSDAAAAGGASAALLALAESCRGASGRSLRRMPVLAHARHLHARAHPSCHDWVVAMQAAWTEMQRDAARTSS
- a CDS encoding polynucleotide adenylyltransferase (COG:L; EggNog:ENOG503NZSW), which codes for MSAPGFGADDYIAFDLGEGSESDVPEEKQATTVDDAVREHATARSTPWATDVEWHRYRNVAEMLNAEVKTYSQWICPTQEEHACRVMVIELLQRALCSEWPDAEVRSFGSQDTQLYLPQGDIDLVVLSKSMDLRPRETTLRSIAGCLRAHGLAKDIQVIGRAKVPIIKFVCTYGHFHVDISINQANGLQAARLVNRWLAKMPGLRPLVMVVKQLLQQRALSEVFTGGLGSYSVTLMILSFLQLHPKLQMEEIAAERNLGTLLMELLELYGKNFGYDESGITVRGLGGYFNKRKRGWYDARKPFLLCIEDPHDVGNDIAKGSFAVISVRSALGGAFDILHAALCERANDLHAFRTRQRALHDAQQQSTHTHFGDEGDSRLHITSQTKEPESLLGSVLGVSREMIKRRTEIKDLFESHALQGRLAEFPPLAKGEKRAAEEEAPKKRAKTKRAAAERDAGVRPDDAPEVEISTPQAKVRKLQPSSGASEEDSKYAAPSRTRKRQRDMYAPPAEPSDSDADLLTNDAPFVTESSDSDAPPAPAPAPAPAPEAGQGLAIAGRAKRSKSSLSKADRHAYWKGKSGAEHGAVRDSS